The Arachis ipaensis cultivar K30076 chromosome B03, Araip1.1, whole genome shotgun sequence region TTTTTACTCGGATGTTACTTATGATAGGtattaggatgtttcttttcATTGCCAATTGGatggttttgtatatttttctgagtTTTCATGTATTAGGCACTTGCGACTACATGTACTTAATTGAGATATGATTTGCTTTTATTTCCTTAGATATTCCGCAACAGGTTCCATGTGTTAAGAATTTTGCGAGTATCTGTATTTAGTGAGGAAGTTGTGGTTGTCTCTAGTTTATTAAGCATTGCATTGACTTATTATAATAAACACTGTATGGTTCTTGCCTGTAATTCTAGGTGTTTGATACCGTGAACAGACTAATGCTTGCATGTTaatgtttttataattttgtttacAACGCAGTGATTTTTCCCCGTCTGTATCGATCGTCATTGGTAGCTGCCTTTGAGATTCCTCAAAAAAGGTTGTGGGTACTGCATAGTATGCATTCTGGAGAGCATAATGATGAAAGGTCAAAAATACATGCTTATGCAGTAAGCATATATCACCCAATTATTGCAACAACATCCTTAGTCGTTAAAAATGTAGTATTGTTAAAGTGTAGTTGCTTTATAGGGGAGAATTATTGAAGACATAGCTAAAGTGTCGATACCCGCATACGAGCCCACGGATAAGGGCCTGACTCGTTTCTATCCCAGCATCCCAAAACAACATAACGGGTCAGTTGAAAATGCCGCCTATTAATAAGTTTACTAGCAATTCACTTAATAATGATACCTAGTCCCATGGTTAAAAGTAATATTTCTATTTATACATGTAGCTGTGATTGTGGTGTATACGTGATCAAGTTCATGCAGTATTGGAGTCTAGATAAACCCTTGCAATTTTGGGACAAGgtgaatttaaaaatcctatcacAATTAAGTTACACCTCTTTCTGAtctatttctttcatgctaccaAAATTTCCCTCTCACACACGATTTTGCCATTCAGAGCATTCTGCAGGAATTTCAGAAGGAAATTATACTAGACATAGTGATGGGTTCGCATAATTCAGTCATAGGAAAGGCTCTAGATGCATTTGACAGCCATCTTGTGTACCGCAACCAACAAAGAAACAAGACTAAGGCAGTGAGATCATCCTTCACAGCACCAAGCACGAAGACCATGCTGCAGCTTGTGGGGTTACCCATGAGAAAGCCAAGCAAGGGGGAAGACAATGGAAGAAGATAGATGCCAAGGTAAAAATCATGAAAACGTGTACTTGCCGTACTATTTATATAGTTTCCCTGTTTTAGATTTGTGGACATTTATATGGCATTTTTTGCCTTATATCAGTTCCGTGTGAGCCTGAGAAATCCTGTTCCACTGCAGTTTTTGATTTTCTATTGCTGAAATTGTGAAGTTGTTGGTGACTTTATCCAAACTTTTACGTGAATGGTGCTTCTAATATgcattaggatgtttcttttctttgagaattggatggttcttgatatgtttTCCGAGTTATCACGTGCAACGCATTTGCGGATGCGTGTACTTCACTTAGAAGCGAATGGCTTTTGTTTTCTTAGCTATTACTCAGCAGGTTTCATGTGTTAAGAATTTGCGATTGTCAAGTAATTTGTTCTCAAATTGTGGATTTCTCTAGTTCATTAAGCAATGCATTGCCTTATTATACTAGTTAGTCTACTCTGATCGGTGTATATACCCCATTTGTTTATGACTACATATAAGTGGCACTTCTTTCCATTAAGTAGCATGGTGTTAACTAAATgaaagtttatttatttttttatccttGTTTTCTATTGCTAAAATTGTGAAGTTGCCGGTACTTTAAGCATTGCACGGCCTTCTGTCGTAATCAGAAGACTCGGCAGGTTCGTTTGTGTTGGCACCGGTGACTTTAACCAAGTTTTTAAGTGGATGGTGCTTCTGATAGGCATTGTGATATTTTTTTCATTGCGAATTGGATGGTTTAGGGAACGGTTTCTTTGTTTCCTGTGTTAAGCATTCGTGAATGCGTGTACCTCATTGAAAAGTGAATGCCTTTTGTTTTTTTAGATATTTTGTTCTTCAGCAGGTTTCATGACGGATGTAATCTATTTGTATTTTGCCAACAAATAAGTGACACTTTGTGATCTTAAAACAATAACAGTCTTGTcactataataattaataattagatAAAAGATAACCACAGTTGTGCTATTATTTCTTTTACTGAATACGTCATAACAGTATCAATGCAAGTGACAAAGCAAAAATAGTCAGAGTTTATTCAGTTGTGTCTAAAGAACCACGAAATCTATCTAAGTATGAAAAATCACCCACACCAAAAAATGAACAACCAAAACGAAAAGATAACTATCTATGCCTAAAAGAGTTCAACAGGGACATGAATCCGCAACCATCTGATGCATTCCAAGTAGTAGAATCCTCAAATCTTTTAGTTACAGAACCATCATGATCATTATCTGTATGAAGGTCAACAACATCCTACAAAATGCACAACACAAAAAACAAAACAGCATAGATGAATCAACAACACCATtccaacaaaaaaaattgaaatatacctCACTTCTAGCACATACCGGATGCGATTTTCTCTTCCTTTTTGCATCTATTTCTTAATTGACTTGTCCAACTCTGCTCCAAGTCTCTTACTCTTCGGCCGTCCTTTAGTCTTAACTCTTGAGGGTCCCTGTATGTCATGTACAACAACACCGCCTGCGCTCTGTGTGGGATGGTATTCTGAGTCGCAGCAAAAGTAGTGGAACGCATGCTGGCACGGTAATCAGTCATCTTGGACTTTGCGTCCCAAAGGGCAGACCACAAGATGGCTGCTTCCTCATCACAAGCAACAAACTCCTGAGCAACGTTATAGAACTCTGAACACAAACGCCTGAACAGGTTGTGGCTTTCATCGGTCCGAGCCACATCATGGATACTCTTAATATAAGTGTGCTTGCGGATGACGTTCTTACTCCATCGAGGAAGAACATAGCAGCTCGGTACTGTGCCAACTCTATAGTATGACCACACAGCAAAGGTGTGGCAACATAATATACCAGGGGATTCAAACTTGTTGCACTCACACCGAACCTTTTGACCCAATGGGTCAAACTCTACTGTGAAAGTGTGGTAGACAGCCTTCTCCCAAAATACCTTCTGCTCGTCCACTTTAACAGAAATTGAATCACCCTGTTGTTCTGTTGACCGAACCACGCAATCGGTTTTTTTTTCTTACCTCTAGCTGAAGGATCCTGAACATATTACTGGTGTATTTCTGCTGAAACTCTCTCTCAATGCATGTGCTCCCTATGCATGGGATGACTCCTTTCAAGTCCGCAACATCATCTTCCAGCTCCTTTTGCTCATTGTTTCCAAGCACATTGTCGTATTCATTCACAAACTGAACCAACCCACTCTTGCAATGCAGAAACCCACCGTAAAATACGTGCATACTTTCACTCCGCTGTGTACTCCACATACTGGCCCAAAATTCACTCTTGAAGAATATTGGAACCCACTTCCTTTGATTCGCATACAAGTCTACATAAGAAAACAAAGCATAAGAGTGTCGCTTAGACACAACATGATGACCACTTCTAAAGGACTGATACAACAAATAAAAAAACATCCAACTTTACTATGAGAAAGACCATCTATTTGTGTATTGAAAAGAACATCCACTGACTAGGTAAAATAGAAAAATCGACTACACTTCTAAAAAAACACAACAACCGAATCAAATCTAAAGAACTACCAACAGTGAATAAATAGGCAATATGCAACCAATAGATGGGAGTTAAGTTAACGATAACGGACTTGCTAACCATTTGTTCTGGCCTAGGTCAAATTCTTTGATGAATACAGCCCAATCAACTTCAAAAGAGTCAACAGAAGGAGAATTCCACACAATGTGATTCATCTTAGCAATCAATTCTCCGTACCTAGTATAACCTCCGAGCTTGAATTGTAACTTCTTCATTATGTGCTAGATGCACCATAAGTGGACAGTATCCGGTAGGACCTTCCTAATAGTACCGGCCATGGCTTTGCACTAGTTAGTGATGATCCCCCTTGGCGTAGTCCCGATGAATCTCACCCATTGT contains the following coding sequences:
- the LOC107633055 gene encoding protein FAR1-RELATED SEQUENCE 6-like, with protein sequence MLDKEKESWVMSRLELRHSHPCSAKKAVHYHEYKELTMHAKCVITDNNEAGIRPNKTYLALANKEINPNFFYAIDVDDANKFRSTLWVDARCRASYEYYGDVVSFDTTYIRNRHGLPFASFVGVNHHGKSTLLGCALLGSEETDLYANQRKWVPIFFKSEFWASMWSTQRSESMHVFYGGFLHCKSGLVQFVNEYDNVLGNNEQKELEDDVADLKGVIPCIGSTCIEREFQQKYTSNMFRILQLEGDSISVKVDEQKVFWEKAVYHTFTVEFDPLGQKVRCECNKFESPGILCCHTFAVWSYYRVGTVPSCYVLPRWSKNVIRKHTYIKSIHDVARTDESHNLFRRLCSEFYNVAQEFVACDEEAAILWSALWDAKSKMTDYRASMRSTTFAATQNTIPHRAQAVLLYMTYRDPQELRLKDGRRDVVDLHTDNDHDGSVTKRFEDSTTWNASDGCGFMSLLNSFRHR